One window of Triticum aestivum cultivar Chinese Spring unplaced genomic scaffold, IWGSC CS RefSeq v2.1 scaffold94222, whole genome shotgun sequence genomic DNA carries:
- the LOC123174140 gene encoding alpha/beta-gliadin A-V-like → MKTFLILALLAIVATTTTTAVRVPVPQLQPQNPSQQQPQEQVPLVQQQQFLGQQQQQFPGQQQPFPPQQPYPQPQPFLPQLPYPQPQPFPPQQSYPQPQPQYPQPQQPISQQQAQLQQQQQQQQQQQILQQILQQQLIPCRDVVLQQPNIAHASSQVSQQSYQLLQQLCCQQLWQTPEQSRCQAIHNVIHAIILHQQQQQQQQQQQQQQQQQQQQQQQPSSQVSYQQPQQQYPSGQGFFQPSQQNPQAQGFVQPQQLPQFEEIRNLALQTLPAMCNVYIPPYCSTTIAPFGIMSTN, encoded by the coding sequence ATGAAGACCTTTCTCATCCTTGCCCTCCTTGCTATCGTGGCGACCACCACCACAACTGCAGTTAGAGTTCCAGTGCCACAATTGCAGCCACAAAATCCATCTCAGCAACAACCACAAGAGCAAGTTCCATTGGTGCAACAACAACAATTTCTagggcagcaacaacaacaattTCCAGGGCAACAACAACCATTTCCACCACAACAGCCATATCCGCAGCCGCAACCATTTCTGCCACAACTACCATATCCGCAGCCACAACCATTTCCACCACAACAATCATATCCACAACCACAACCACAATATCCGCAACCACAACAACCAATTTCGCAGCAACAAGCacaactacaacaacaacaacaacaacaacaacaacaacaaatcctTCAACAAATTCTGCAACAACAACTGATTCCATGCAGGGATGTCGTCTTGCAACAACCCAATATAGCACATGCAAGCTCACAAGTATCGCAACAAAGTTACCAACTGTTGCAACAATTATGTTGTCAGCAACTGTGGCAGACCCCCGAGCAGTCACGGTGCCAAGCCATCCACAATGTCATTCATGCTATTATTttgcatcaacaacaacaacaacaacaacaacaacaacaacaacaacaacaacaacaacaacaacaacaacaacaaccgtcGAGCCAGGTCTCCTACCAGCAGCCTCAGCAACAATATCCATCAGGCCAGGGCTTCTTCCAGCCATCTCAGCAAAACCCACAGGCCCAGGGCTTTGTCCAACCTCAGCAACTGCCGCAGTTCGAGGAAATAAGGAACCTAGCGCTGCAGACGCTACCAGCAATGTGCAATGTCTACATCCCTCCATATTGCTCGACCACCATTGCGCCATTTGGCATCATGAGTACTAACTGA